From the genome of Syntrophorhabdales bacterium, one region includes:
- a CDS encoding class II aldolase/adducin family protein: MSIEKTLMRLRKELAEFSKRTFHRGLVSGTGGNISVRIPGTDQVLITPTNVALCDVEPEFSLLLHIDGSVLESRHDMTPSKETGLHLVAYMLRPDIGAVFHVHPPYATAYSMKERPLPLVTINSRIILQEVPCIGCADPGSKELCNFVDEGISRYPHAKALLMKEHGVLALGPALATAFYVADLVEDTAKIAFLAENIRRG, from the coding sequence ATGAGCATTGAAAAGACCCTGATGCGCCTGAGAAAAGAACTGGCTGAGTTCTCAAAGCGCACGTTTCACCGGGGTCTTGTAAGCGGGACAGGGGGCAATATCAGCGTCAGGATACCGGGAACAGACCAGGTGCTGATCACCCCAACAAACGTGGCTCTATGTGATGTCGAACCTGAGTTCAGTCTCCTTCTGCACATCGACGGAAGTGTACTTGAGAGTCGTCATGACATGACGCCCTCAAAGGAAACAGGTTTGCATCTTGTTGCCTACATGCTTCGCCCGGATATAGGCGCGGTTTTTCATGTGCACCCTCCCTATGCGACAGCGTATTCAATGAAAGAGAGGCCGCTTCCCCTTGTGACGATCAATAGTCGCATAATCCTCCAGGAAGTCCCCTGCATCGGCTGCGCGGACCCGGGCTCCAAGGAACTCTGTAATTTCGTCGATGAAGGGATTTCCCGCTATCCTCACGCCAAGGCACTGCTGATGAAAGAGCACGGAGTACTGGCGCTGGGGCCTGCCCTTGCAACTGCCTTCTATGTTGCCGACCTTGTGGAAGATACCGCGAAGATAGCGTTCCTGGCAGAGAACATAAGGCGAGGGTAA
- a CDS encoding FadR/GntR family transcriptional regulator, translated as MQQIKSAIFEKKIKPGEKLPSERQLMEQFQCSRVTVREALKALEYPGILEIRRGIQGGAYVVDPTIKSGHNLLQDMFLLGNIKISDLTEARVATEPPTAGLAAERVTDEILEQLRQNIEETRECLKRKNPNDARLLELEFHRIIAHASENPVIQFMIDSMMDVMENNISSTFVLSARPVESTLRFHELLYEAFKERDSAKAQHLMLQHIREIQRALEEKKLPIREPRKGIEKRAVKKK; from the coding sequence ATGCAGCAGATCAAATCGGCGATCTTCGAAAAAAAGATCAAGCCGGGCGAGAAACTGCCGTCAGAGCGCCAGCTGATGGAGCAGTTTCAGTGCAGTCGCGTAACGGTACGCGAGGCTCTGAAGGCGCTGGAATACCCTGGGATTCTTGAGATCAGGAGGGGGATTCAGGGCGGTGCCTACGTCGTAGACCCCACGATCAAGTCGGGCCACAATTTACTGCAGGATATGTTCTTACTGGGGAATATAAAAATCTCCGATCTCACCGAGGCGAGGGTTGCCACCGAACCGCCGACTGCCGGTCTCGCCGCGGAAAGGGTCACAGATGAGATCCTTGAACAGCTGAGACAGAACATAGAAGAGACGCGCGAGTGCCTGAAGCGTAAGAATCCCAACGACGCACGCCTCCTGGAGCTGGAATTTCACCGCATCATAGCGCATGCATCGGAGAATCCGGTAATCCAGTTCATGATTGATTCCATGATGGACGTGATGGAGAACAACATCTCGTCTACATTTGTGCTCTCTGCAAGACCGGTGGAAAGTACGCTTCGTTTTCATGAATTGTTGTATGAGGCATTCAAGGAACGAGATTCGGCCAAAGCCCAGCATCTGATGCTGCAACACATACGCGAGATCCAGAGGGCGCTCGAAGAGAAGAAGCTCCCTATCAGGGAGCCCCGAAAGGGGATAGAGAAGAGAGCAGTTAAAAAAAAGTGA
- a CDS encoding 4Fe-4S binding protein, translating into MVDLSVEIAGVKFKNPIVVASATPTMNAKGMKKGIDGGAGAVIAKSLFGEAGKLGRQFPRPRFKLLDYREYPGYPEKLPHSFTLRSLEECSSFDYPTYMKDINEAKDLIGDSGVVMASLSGSSMDEWLTMCKMVNETKADWVELNNSCPFAADMGVCMGAGAVDLTFQFVKACKEVLKKPFSVKITPQTNDPVTIAKQVEQAGANAVNMSARLSGTIIDIETAKPYPFGAIGGWGGPYLLGYGLKLVGAAAKELKIPIIAGLGTWDWQDIIRYQMVGATLVQSGAGIMLQGYKVSQKWQDSMAAWMEGKGYNSLADIRGLALPNMLKTADVPRKPTNIGMVIDTTKCTKCGVCLRSCFYDAIALTKAGAVINPQACDVCGMCAEVCPSYAPHLFTK; encoded by the coding sequence ATGGTCGACCTTTCAGTTGAAATTGCAGGCGTTAAGTTCAAGAACCCCATTGTTGTGGCTTCTGCCACACCGACTATGAATGCGAAGGGCATGAAGAAAGGCATTGACGGCGGTGCGGGTGCGGTTATCGCCAAGTCGCTCTTCGGAGAGGCAGGCAAACTGGGCAGACAGTTCCCGAGGCCCCGTTTCAAGCTCCTGGACTACAGGGAATATCCAGGATACCCGGAGAAGTTGCCCCATTCTTTTACGCTGCGCTCTCTGGAGGAGTGCTCCAGCTTCGATTATCCGACCTATATGAAGGACATCAACGAGGCCAAAGATCTGATCGGGGACTCCGGAGTCGTCATGGCCAGCCTTTCCGGCTCCAGCATGGATGAGTGGCTCACCATGTGCAAGATGGTGAACGAAACCAAGGCTGACTGGGTGGAGCTCAACAACTCCTGTCCCTTTGCGGCTGATATGGGTGTCTGCATGGGTGCGGGTGCTGTCGACCTCACCTTCCAGTTCGTAAAGGCGTGTAAAGAAGTGCTCAAGAAGCCCTTCAGCGTGAAGATCACGCCGCAGACGAATGATCCGGTTACTATCGCAAAACAGGTGGAACAGGCTGGTGCCAACGCAGTCAATATGTCGGCGCGGCTTTCCGGTACCATCATCGATATCGAGACTGCGAAACCATATCCCTTCGGCGCAATCGGCGGCTGGGGTGGACCGTATCTTCTCGGCTATGGCCTGAAGCTTGTCGGCGCTGCAGCGAAAGAGCTGAAGATTCCCATTATTGCAGGCCTTGGAACCTGGGACTGGCAGGACATCATCCGCTATCAGATGGTCGGCGCTACGCTCGTGCAGTCTGGCGCAGGCATCATGCTGCAGGGATACAAAGTGAGCCAGAAATGGCAGGACAGCATGGCCGCGTGGATGGAAGGCAAGGGTTACAACAGCCTTGCTGACATACGGGGGCTGGCCCTTCCCAACATGCTCAAGACCGCTGACGTGCCCAGGAAACCGACCAACATCGGCATGGTGATCGATACCACAAAATGCACCAAGTGCGGTGTTTGTCTGCGGAGCTGTTTCTATGATGCGATCGCGCTGACGAAAGCAGGGGCGGTTATCAACCCGCAGGCATGCGACGTGTGCGGCATGTGCGCAGAAGTCTGCCCGTCCTACGCGCCTCATCTATTCACAAAGTGA
- a CDS encoding RraA family protein, which produces MDTEAFDRDYRKRLEKLSTTNLSDALDQVGFRGAVIGIRPLFGMPKVVGRAKTIKMTAAGMVKSKRHLGIDAIASASRGDVIAIDNRGDTYNNCWGEILSCAAQQKGVSAVFVDGAARDVDFCQEIGFPVFARAIVPITARGRIMQEDFNCPIRLGDVQVRPGDILVGDVNGIVVIPAEKLEEVVSAAEKILEKEEQMKADILAGMDIVEVDTKYNYEQMLSKK; this is translated from the coding sequence ATGGATACTGAAGCATTCGATCGGGATTACCGGAAACGGTTGGAAAAACTTTCGACGACGAACCTTTCAGACGCCCTTGACCAGGTCGGATTCAGAGGGGCCGTTATCGGCATCAGGCCCCTCTTTGGTATGCCGAAAGTCGTTGGTCGGGCAAAGACGATCAAGATGACAGCGGCCGGCATGGTGAAGTCAAAAAGGCATCTGGGCATCGATGCCATCGCCTCCGCGAGCCGCGGTGACGTCATTGCGATTGACAATCGAGGAGACACGTACAACAACTGCTGGGGGGAAATTCTTTCCTGTGCCGCGCAGCAGAAAGGTGTTTCGGCTGTCTTCGTCGACGGAGCAGCCAGGGATGTCGATTTCTGCCAGGAGATCGGATTTCCTGTATTCGCCCGCGCGATTGTTCCCATAACCGCCAGGGGGAGGATCATGCAGGAGGATTTCAACTGCCCTATCCGCCTTGGCGATGTTCAGGTCAGGCCTGGCGACATCCTCGTCGGGGATGTCAACGGCATTGTGGTGATCCCTGCAGAGAAACTGGAAGAGGTGGTAAGCGCGGCGGAGAAGATCCTGGAGAAAGAAGAACAGATGAAGGCTGATATTCTTGCGGGAATGGATATCGTGGAAGTAGATACCAAATACAACTACGAGCAGATGCTCAGCAAAAAATAG